The Arachis ipaensis cultivar K30076 chromosome B07, Araip1.1, whole genome shotgun sequence genome includes a window with the following:
- the LOC107610110 gene encoding uncharacterized protein LOC107610110, with amino-acid sequence MEKKVLDLVLVPCGLLAMVAYHLWLLQKVVRQPTKTVIGVNAFNRRLWVQAMMEDGMKNGVLAVQSLRNNIMASTLLASTAIMLSSLIAVLMTSGGVLMTSGGGAAGFDGSYHGGGFNGRNPATMTVISEVFGDRSELCLSLKFFSILVCFLLAFLLNVQSIRYYSHASILINVPFKKLSTSLRHQMLTAEYVATTVNRGSYFWSLGLRAFYFSFPLFMWIFGPIPMFVSTFVLIFILYFLDFTFECGWTGISDHSCDDVENGDHNHNGDIEIGKPN; translated from the exons ATGGAAAAGAAGGTTCTTGATCTCGTTCTCGTTCCGTGTGGTCTCCTTGCAATGGTAGCATACCATTTATGGCTTCTTCAGAAAGTTGTGAGGCAACCCACCAAAACTGTAATTGGTGTCAATGCATTCAATCGCCGTTTATGGGTTCAAGCTATGATGGAG gaTGGGATGAAGAATGGGGTTCTTGCAGTGCAATCTTTAAGGAACAACATAATGGCGTCAACACTTTTGGCCTCCACCGCCATAATGCTTTCTTCACTAATCGCCGTCTTAATGACCAGCGGCGGAGTCTTAATGACCAGCGGCGGAGGAGCAGCCGGCTTTGACGGCAGCTACCACGGCGGCGGCTTCAACGGCAGAAATCCAGCAACCATGACGGTTATCTCTGAGGTTTTTGGTGATAGAAGTGAATTATGCCTCTCCTTAAAGTTCTTCTCAATATTGGTATGTTTCTTGCTTGCATTCTTGCTCAACGTTCAATCCATAAGGTACTATAGCCATGCAAGCATCCTCATCAACGTCCCATTCAAGAAACTATCCACCAGCCTTCGCCACCAGATGCTCACGGCGGAGTATGTTGCCACCACCGTCAACCGGGGGAGCTACTTCTGGTCCCTCGGCTTGCGCGCCTTCTACTTCTCCTTTCCTCTCTTCATGTGGATCTTTGGACCTATTCCCATGTTTGTTTCAACTTTTGTTCTCATTTTCATTCTGTATTTCTTGGATTTTACCTTTGAGTGTGGATGGACAGGGATATCTGATCATTCTTGTGATGATGTTGAAAATGGAGATCATAATCACAATGGTGATATAGAAATTGGAAAGCCTAACTAG